From Watersipora subatra chromosome 2, tzWatSuba1.1, whole genome shotgun sequence, one genomic window encodes:
- the LOC137387521 gene encoding cytokine-inducible SH2-containing protein-like, which translates to MTSLQRSHTLSPCEIANRKLPELPSEANGASRFSQFWANLKSKLSLGTGRRSDLRRSQSVVGDTAGRTRDRRKTELPHSLYNQLINNHETMVLPGLRQFPPPIEDDEALVPRSSTVPALADNVGHEYGDFEIYEGGSTREAPSTLASEQNPPINEYQDIDELLQPSLEIPVRVNIGRRAKQKQPKMAALASSINNLHHEGWYWGPLNREETEAKLQPLESGSFLVRDSNDAHHLYTLSFKQEELILHTRIEFVNGLFTFFLSEDKARETGKRSVEELIISSMTNGVNGEFGDSRRVRGRPFPNSIKIVLTHPVSRFNEVRSLQFLCKFVLRANMNRENVANLPLPMHVKSWVHERDYF; encoded by the exons ATGACATCGCTTCAGCGCTCTCACACGCTCTCACCTTGTGAGATAGCGAATAGAAAGCTTCCTGAGCTTCCCTCAGAAGCGAATGGTGCATCACGATTCTCACAGTTTTGGGCCAACCTCAAAAGCAAGCTCTCTCTTGGCACGGGCAGGCGCAGCGACCTCCGCCGTTCTCAGAGCGTTGTAGGAGACACAGCGG GTCGGACAAGAGACAGGCGGAAGACAGAACTGCCCCACAGCCTCTATAATCAACTAATAAATAACCATGAGACCATGGTGCTGCCAGGACTGCGCCAGTTCCCCCCTCCAATTGAAGATGACGAGGCATTGGTACCCAGGAGCTCAACGGTGCCTGCCCTTGCGGACAACGTAGGCCACGAATACGGTGACTTTGAAATCTATGAAGGCGGCTCAACTAGAGAGGCCCCTAGCACTCTTGCCTCTGAGCAGAATCCTCCCATCAACGAATATCAAGATATCGATGAACTTTTGCAACCTTCTCTAGAAATACCGGTGCGCGTTAATATCGGTCGACGCGCCAAACAAAAGCAGCCGAAGATGGCAGCATTAGCCTCGTCAATAAATAACTTGCACCACGAGGGCTGGTACTGGGGCCCTCTAAACAGGGAGGAGACAGAAGCTAAACTGCAGCCTTTAGAGTCGGGTTCATTCCTCGTCAGAGACAGTAATGATGCCCACCATCTCTATACCCTTAGCTTCAAGCAGGAAGAGCTTATTCTGCACACGCGTATAGAGTTCGTAAACGGACTGTTTACCTTCTTTCTAAGCGAAGACAAAGCTCGAGAGACCGGTAAACGTTCAGTCGAGGAGTTGATCATTTCGTCAATGACTAATGGCGTTAATGGTGAATTTGGGGACAGCCGGCGGGTTAGGGGTCGGCCTTTTCCCAActctattaaaattgttttaactcATCCTGTTTCGAGATTTAATGAAGTGAGATCTTTGCAATTTTTATGTAAGTTTGTTCTTCGCGCGAATATGAATCGGGAGAACGTGGCAAACCTGCCTCTGCCGATGCACGTTAAGTCTTGGGTACACGAAAGAGATTATTTTTAA